CAATATTATTTGATCGGGTAATAGAGATACTCTAGGCATTCCATTAGTTATGTATCaccattttaacaaaaatacttGTATACATTAAACTGGCCGAGTTTAGCAGgataaatgtattaaaaaggGACAAATTTTAGCTATGGTTGGTGGCGTACTCTAGGCAAAAGCGTatgattcattttattttttaaattacattttcataagtatgtatttaGTATGAGAGTAAGGGAAAAAAAGTTCTGCATTACCATATTGTAAATTATTCAACTCCCATCACAGAGTTAATTAACTGAAATAAGTTAAGTGGGGAAGATTTGGTTGAAGAATGGTAGATGGTTGATGCACTTCTAGTCCTCGCAGGCTATTGGAACTACAAAAGGGCCCAATCGCCATTAATGATGGGTGGAGGCCAGATGTAGATCATGGCAGGTTCTGGTAGCCCAAATCAGGCCTATCACCCACCTGGAGAAGGTGAGTGAAAGCAAATCAAATTTTGCCTAACCATTACTGACTAATTTCACTCTCAAAGCTTTGTTTCTTCGGCTGCTTAACTGATGGGATTGTATTCCATTGGTGAACCAAATGCTTTTCTGATTGAAATTAGGGTAGGGCTGTAAGCTGTAAGAAGCATAACTTAGAGGTGCAAAATGGTGAATATATGACGAGAATTCAACTAGTGTGATAATCAAATCTTTGATCAAACCATTCTTTTTCCATCAACTTATAATTTACGTCTAGATACTTgcatcaaaatttcaatttagtgactacatttaaaaattatttttagttaaattgttGAAACTATCAATATTCTTTAGTAAAAATTTACTCATTTAATCGTACTAACTTCAGCAGCAATACATTATGAACTCAATAACCATACTTGATAGGAAATTTTAACCCCAAAaatgcataataataaatttaattatatctttttgtcaatttagctcttattttttaagtttaatttaaaatagtcAAATCACTTTGTTAAAGGAAATgctaattaaaacattaatttttttagatgtGACACCTGCATGGCAGTCCACATGTGCATCATGTTGGCATGATACTATTTGTCTTGTATGCCACATCATCAATAAtgtaataatgataaaaatattcaataaaataatatggatTGTCACGAGGAttgtcatgtttaaaaatttaacattttagtcaaatttttcatgaaaaatagcaatttaactcttttggaaggttgatggttaaattcaagtcattttaaaaattgagagctaaatttgaaaaaaaaaaccataaaaaatagtgtgaatttgagtttttaaattaattttctaacttttaaatACAAACATTAAACCCCACAGTTTATTAACTGTAAAGTCGACAACAtattctttactttattttatatcaaattatattattactcCATGTGAAATGCATAAGTTGCAATTTTAATCCATGTAAtatatttggttaattttagttttatgcttttttagattttgaaatgtCGGCCAAACGAtgatagttaaatttattaaacaaatttaaattttttaagtagtcgtaattaaattataaaattttgagatgtcaaaatataattttattatatattaatttttatttcgtcattttaaaaagaatagaaagatattttcatttttaaattacattgcaattttaccacgtattaatttataagtttatcatttatgaatgaaatgaaatacaATTTTCCTTGATTGCACCCCTCAATTTCAGCATGTAGGtccaattttactattaatattGTATCATGTATAGGTTGTGGATTAATTCATGttcttcaatttcatcattttaatcctaATTCAAACTTCAACTGTTAAATCCAGTAAGAAAAATGTGTGAAAATAGCAATCTAACATGGTATTGCACATGTGACACCATGTTtgtgatataaaattttacaattagcaaaatttaacttaaacgaaattaataattattatctagattaatattaaagtttcaaattaaGGTTACTTAAATTTCACAGCTTAAtagataattataaaataaaatattaaaataataataaatatgcaatatagatatatttgtatttataagaatttataaaatacttaataatataaatataatatattaaaatttataagtagAGATGAAGAAGTCAAATTCTTACtcagttttttattattataaaatttaaattagccTACTCAGATAAGTAATttcattttggaattttaaCAAAGTTGATGGGTTTAAAGGTAGATCctagaaaatgataaaagtaaataaaatattaattgaaggTGGATTTGAATCGAAAATCACCTATGCAGCTGGGTTTCTAAcctatattattaaatatatatataagccctaaaaaataataattattaaatgtttaaaagaaatggaTACATTAATTACATAGGAAATTAATTAGGTGCCGTAGATTAGAACACAAAGTCTTTGACTCTTACCTACAAACACTTGTTATTCTCATGCCTACATATATCATTAAATGCACATCACATGATTGGATTACTAACAGagaatcttttaaaattaaaaatactgcTACTATTAATGTAGATGGTTTTGAAAACTGTCCTTACAATGCATTGAACAGaatatgataatatgaattataagaaaaatagtgtacccaaaaatacaaaaagaaaaaaaagtggcAAATTTCTGAATTTCTCTCCCATGCCAAGCTCCAAATACTAATACTAAATAAATGGAATTACACAGTTAGGTGGTTGGATggatatataataaaagaaacagaaagcTGAGGAACCCAAGGCCAAGGCCGAAGcttgtttaaaagaaaaaaaaaatatacttCTCTCTCACCATTGCACATATCCCTAGACAACAAGATTTGACAAGAAAAGTCAAgcttttcaaatgatttttttaccaCTTATTTCCTCACCATCAAAGCATTTTAATCAtggggtgtttttttttttttctcataagaagaatagtaattaatttccactcaaaaaaagaaaaagaaaaagaaaaaagaagaaagggcaAGTCCCATCCTAAATCAAACTGCTGCCTGCCCCTGAGTTTTCCAGTCATGTCTGATGGGCACGTACTTGTTACCACTATTCAAACCTTCTGTTCCTCAGCTTTCTGTCCCATCCAAAAGGAATGTGGGACTCCACTCCCAATCCCAGCGCCTCCGTCGTTTTCCCCCCCTAATCTCCGTACTATTCTggtaaataacaataacattaTAACTCCCCcaaagaaattttttaagttataataATATTCCACTAACAAGGTTTATAGGAGGACCTTGAATTATTGTTTAGTGTGGAGATTTGTTGCTTCTAAAACAAGGTCTTGCTATAAACCCTTTTTTGGCGTCTTTCAGAAAGAAGCATCGTTGTTCCCTGGTGGCCAATCAAACAGACCAAAAGGatccattattttcttttctttctgcTCATCTTGATCACCACCACCGAATCCTTGTGGGAACAATAGATTCAGAGGGTCTGTCTCTATCTCATCCAATTCAGCAAAGAAATCTTCGGGTTGCTGCGAGTCTCCAGCCATTAATGCAGGTCTGTAGGTTTCGGGGATTCCTTCACCAAATTCAGCATCGTCTATTTCCAGCTGCTTCTCCATATCTTCACTCTCTTCTTTAGCTGATGCGCTTGCGGTTGAGTTAACAGCTGCAACGGTGGGAGATAAAGCATCATTGCTGCTCTCTTTAAGGTCTTCTTCCTTTGGGGTTACTGCGTTTTGGGTCTGGGAACGTGGTGAGGTAATCTTGGAAGCAGcagcattattattattgtttttggaTGGTTGAGACCTTGTTGATCCCGCAAGAGCGTTTCTTTGGGTCGGCCATGGATGGTTGTGCTCGGATGTATAGGTGATTACAAGCATATTAGGATCAGTACGGCTTCGCTCCACTTGCTTCCTTGCAGAGCAGCCTTTGGAACTGCTGCACCTGTAGTAGCCCCTAGAATGCAGTTTACAAGGATTATTTATTGCAATTAATTCACCCACATTATAACACTATTATATATCAGTCAAAGCCGATGGCTTGCATATTAATCTGATTTACAACATCTTTAACTTATGAACACAAAAACAGGAGTAGAACCACAAATGTAGCACTAGGTAACAAAGATGAAAACATCGGTTATTTATGTTTTGCATATATTAGCAAAAGCATTGGCGAAATAGGGACGAGCATGTACGTATGATGATGAAATGTGCAATTTTTGCTTGCTTGGCTGTATCATATAGTGAATCGGTTTCTATTAAGAAACCGAAGAAACATGATTTCTGCAGCTTGTCAGCTCAGAAGACAGATGCAGAATAGCTACTGCAACTGCAGCTTTAGTTTCTCAAACTTATTAGTAGCTTTTGGCTCATCTTGCGAATCAGAACTTAACATAACTAACTACCCAATAATGTAATATTTCTCcagtaaaatattatattatagtgtatatatctatctatctatatgtatgtatgtatgtatgtatgtacctTGGATAAGGGGAACCTTTGATTGGTTTCTGTCCGTACTTTCTCCATGCCCACAGATCCGAAGGAACTACTTCTCCACTAGACCTGCTGTTTGCAGCTGCCGGTGCTGGAATACAAACCACCTTCTTAACCTGGCtctttctatatatatacatataacagTTTACATCAGTGTAAGAAAAGATATACCATTATTTGAAAGAAATAGCATTCATATCTATGGCTAATAATTATCTCTTGGGAGAGAAAGAGTATATGCTTATTACTTTAGCTCTtcatatacttttttttttttttgtggtgaCATATGATCAGATTTACATTTTTGGTCATAATTTTCCCTAAAGAAGGTGAAAGTGATTGTAGCAATGAATATCATCCGTATTACTGCAGGTGGGTTAAGGAAGAAAAGTAAGTACTTCATGTAACTACATGAAAGCTAGGTTAGTTTCCCAATTAAGTCATCGACATACCTTTTTCAGGTTTGATTAAAAGGCTGTCAGGATTTTAACGTTTTAGCATTTATGTAAACTTCAGATGCCTGCAAATCATACACCACCACCTCTTCCTTTCTCCAACATATGAGATTCAGAcatatgtaatgttataatttgatttaattagtaccaataaaccctaatttcttaccttataattttatgaaaagaaatgaaaaaaccCAAAGTTAATACAAAAGTTTTCATTAATTAGTTTCCTAAATGCTATTAGTTCATGCATCATGACTATCAATTAATGAGACAAAAAGAAGAGCAATAAAAAACTATAGTACTAGTTGAAGGGGGGGGGGGTTCAGTTGAATAACGAAGACGAGGTTagagaattaaatattattacccTAACCTTCTCTTGATGCCCAGATTCCGCGGAGATGAGATCTGCAATGGGCCTGTGCTATCAATCAAGCAACTTTTTGAGGTGTTAGCATTAATCATGTCGCTCGGAAGCACAGCAGGCGCCTTAATTCCTCTCGGGGAAACGCAAGCAGCCATCATCGGCGAATCACAGGGCGACACAGGTAGCTTACTCGAGCTTGCCGAGATCTGAATCCGAGAAAATATGTTGCAAGGACTTGGCATGTCTTCTTCAAACAGCTTACCTTGCCCAACCATTGTACTCGAACCGGAAAAGTTGCAAGTATCAGCTTCAACGGTGGCGGAGCTGGTAGTATTGATGATATGATCAGTTGAATTAGGGCTGCTAAAGTAAGCTGAACAACCAGCTGCTACGTCAAGCTCGTGAAGAAGTGGATCTCTCATGGCGGAGAAAGGGTCACCAAAAGCGTTTAAACCGTGATCTTCCATGGCTGAAGAAGGGAAATTCAATGGATCGGAGGGGAATTGCTGCCAGCTTGAAGCAGGAACAGTGTTAGAACCGTGACCAGTGGCACAGCTCAACGGACCACCGCCACTTGCCCGAACTATGTCGTTTAAATCACCTTCACCTTGGTAGTTATCCATGTGtaaagaaacaaacatgtaaGAAAACGAAGAGCTGATTCTGTCATACAAATCTACTACATCTATATTCAATCTCGGCTCCTCTCTCAGCTTTAATTTGCACCAAACTGATTCCAGACGTCAAAGACATgcaaatgttttgattttgaaaggGAATATGAAAGAAACCAAGCGTTTTTCTTCAAGGTTTTAGAACAAAACTGATCGATCGATGTCTTCTTTCTTCTCGTCAAAAGCAATTTAAGactggtttttcttttctttttcttttcaagagaGAGAAGGAGTCGCTGACTTTTCATAAAAAACTGCTCTTTTTTATATGCAACTAGATAACAAtaacaatagaaataaataaagaggattttttaaactacaaaacCATAAGTGGTATAGTAATTAACAATCTTACGTTAGTTAATGCCAAATGGGTAATATTTATGCAACTTCACTGAGGCCAACAAGTGAAGCATTTTTATTAAGGCTCACAACTTCagttaaaaatacattttatccATTTATGAGACCAAGGCCATGCCCCTTTTACATTCACCTTCACTTCATTCTTTATATACGTATATAAGCTATTTTACATTTAACTTAAGATCAAAAAAGTAAATGAACTTTGTACTTGAAATTACTACTCATCGGAATTCAGCTAAATAAAACTGTGGTAAGGAATATATATTTGGGGGAGAAGCGTTTGGGGATAGCGATTGGTTTGGTGAAGGGACAGGGCAGTGCGTTTAGTTTCATACTTTGATCACAACCTCTCATAGTGATTCTTCACTTTTCAACCAGCATCCAATAATGTCCTACTCTACACCTTTTACcaattaaatacaaaatgatataatatttgttttaaaagaatAGTTAGAtgattaatagaaaattaatataataataaatttaaccactAACATTTTTACGTTGTATAATTATTCAgctaaaaagtttaaaaaattaatttatgttccaaatttgataaaaagatcTGCCAAAACTGGAACCACCCGTAAGCTCAAGATCAGaagcttttcattttctctttttttctcttaatgCTCTCATTCACTTTGTAGGATCGGAAACTAACAACTTAGATTACTAGGTCTACCTTGGCTAACCCTTGACCGATTTCACAAGATCAATGCTTGAATTGTTCGATGTCAATTTAGGGGAGTTGCTCTTGTTGTTGTTATCACTGTTGCTTACCCTCTTCAGCAAACATAGACAACCTCATTGCTCATTCGATTCGCTCACTatttaaaggaaaattgaaTCCTCCTTTGAAATCATCAACATCTGGAGCCGAAAACGTTATAGGCTTGGTTGAGTCTAATGAATAAACGATTAAGATAAACAACTTGGGGAGACAAGAGTTCAAACAAAGTTGCAAATAAACTCAATTATTGGTCGTCTAGTCGATACCAAACAATGCATTTCGTTGATAAATAGGAGCGATTAGAATGATATCACTTCATCCCTACGTTTGACTCCATGACAAAATGAAGAACAACAATAGCAATAAGCTAAACAACCCACATTTTGAAAAATACCCTATTCAatttccaaaaatgaaaaacataccctgttaattcaactcaattttaaGTCTAATagcttcaaaaaaaaaaaaattagcctTTACTTCATCAATGGCAATCAGCTCAATCtaacaaaaaatgaattaattgtcATTGAGTGATATTAAGTTATCAATCATTTGAAGTAGAAGAAAGCAATATAGCTGGAGATTATTTAGtttcataataaatataaattttaaaatatatatatttgttttatttgaatttacacattgttatttttgtgtaaaaaatggataaatgaatataatatgtaaacgttgaaagctaaatttaaaattaaaactaaattgacataatgtGTAATTactgagggttaaatttattattatgcaaaTTTAAAAGATGCCACGTCAAATTTTTGTTAGTCGTTGAATAATGGgagaccaaaaagaaaattttgaatagtaaGATGAGAAAAAATCTTATTAATAGTTGGGTGATTAGCaatatagtttatttatttcattgcAAAGTTTTTTATTGTGAAAGAAAATTAGTCAATGAAAAAAGAATAACATTTGATGCACCTTGATGAATAATAACATAACAcattatcattaaataaaactaacaaattgtgaaaaacttataaataaatactaataaatttatttaaatataagtaaatattacttaattagaactatcataaataaatataagtaaCTAACGGGTTTAGTGTTTAAAGTATTTGATTTACatttgaactttttttaaaataatttcaatatggGTTCTGATTAAATGTActctttttgacataatgtcTAAAATTATCTATAGCTCCTCCCCAAgtcataaataagaggataatgagcttttgcgcactcgaactcacgtcctcctatattgataataatacaCATATCAATTGAGTTAATCGACGtacatttgaaaatttagattaatataaATGTATGGTATAAATAGagtgttttgaaaaaatagttaaaacCACCTCATAATACAATTCAAACATGATAtgattaataaatatgataCAACTTGTAAATGACAAATAACAACATTTTGACATAAGGTTGCAAAGAATCGAAATTTGATTCAAAGTCAGATGGGgttgactttgaaaatttagCATCGCCCATCTTATGTTGTGGTTGTAATGAGCTTATTTCCCACTTGGTTTCCACCATCCTATTATTGCACCCACTTTCCACGGTGTACAAAAATAAGGAgccctattattattattattattattattattattattgttattattatatacaCTCGAAATTATATTGAtgtaaacttaattaattttatattttaaaattacaataaattattgtttGGATTTAACTCAATAATCTATTTCATTTTGCatgtaaagttttaaattaatcgataattttataatatctaTCACGAATAGATTTTTTGTGTTaaatatttttgcttaaaattataattaaatatttttaatttattcaaattttattctttaaagaataaaacatGACATGCAacaattaacttaaataaatcatatagaaacatgtaaaaccaaattaactCAACACAAATATAAATGCTCCTTCATTTGTTTCTAAGTTCTAGAAGCTTTCACCTCATTGTTTTGAGGAATAGAAACAGGTTTTGCATAATCATGTATTAAGATCTATAGGAAGATTTTTTAAGGTAACAAGCGAtgtctttatattattataaaaccattttgttttttttttataaatatcacatattataatatttaaattcaagacattataaattttcaactttcaattttcatatcaacttttaataatttatatttatcctgtaaaattatttcatctaCTCCGTAAGTCTAATAGAAAACAAAACATACCAGTACCAATGGACTCAAacctaataataatataatgagCCTTAAGCCGGGATGATAAAGGACAAAGATTAAATCTAACTTGCCGTAATAATTTAGGTATTAGcgtgttgttgtttttttcttttctaattaaaGTTTTTATCCAATTATTATCCAATAGGTTGGGGGTTGGACACCAAATGGTGCTCAATTATGAAGTATTAGACTCAATCATGTTTGATTAGACATTTGATGTCTTTAAGAATTTGTGTgtgtttttatctttaatttctgTGTGATTTTTGATATTGTAATGGAAGGAATGAATGATAGAGCACCGACCCCTTAAGTTTGATGAGACATTTTCAGAATCTAGCGTCTTTACTCAAATTTTTGGCTTTTCCTACAACTCTAATCCCAATGTGAACCATTTGTCCTCTTCTGCTTCTGCTTTCTCTTAATTCCATGTTAACGATACAAACATGgattcttatttcattttataaattgaaaatttcttttcaagttAAATCGAGTTCTTTTAATATAAACCATAAGAATTGAATCCTAGCAACCTCAGACACTGTCTTCGCATTTGCTTGAAATTCTGCTTCCCTCAACAtcttataattgttttattgaAATAGAATTTAATTGATCGTAAGAATCATTTGCTCTTACTACACATTAttcaatgtatttatattattatttaaatttcacaaattaaatgaatataaattccgatagaaaaatattaaattgtttttaaatatttgaaacaaattataCTCCGCTTGGTTTCAAGAAACATATATTGACTTCATTTTCttaagaaatgaaaatattgaagaaaacatgCTTGGTTGTAAAAATATgtggaaaacataaaataataaaattgttttcacaaaatgttttataaaagtaaaaacgATAAAAGCAAATGGTTTTAACTTTATATGAATCAGAATAAGTTGAAACCTATATAAACCCATAACTTAATtccttgaaaaattaaaaaatatatttgcagAAACCAAACAAAGtcttatattttgaataaaaccaataaaaatgataaattgttCGATTTGTATTCACCCTACCAATATGCataaaaccttaattttaccattacaatcaatgttttatttttaaatcttttacaTTTCAATACTAACACACAAAATTTTGACCGGTATATAttgcaaattttatttcaacACATTGTGTGTACTGTTATAAATACACattttttattgtatattatttttagacgaattttctaatatatatataaatatacaacaAGTATGGACTTTATCTTTGAATTGCGCCTTAAAATTGGTATAGCTCGACGCCTTTTAGAGCTAGTTTAGTATTCTATTATCATTAAAAGTTTTTAGattgtttgatttaaaaaagTATGTGGTAATTTGTATTCTTAGgtatttagcatttttatcataattgCTAGTGAACATTTAGAA
This sequence is a window from Gossypium raimondii isolate GPD5lz chromosome 5, ASM2569854v1, whole genome shotgun sequence. Protein-coding genes within it:
- the LOC105769690 gene encoding probable WRKY transcription factor 14 isoform X1; the encoded protein is MFVSLHMDNYQGEGDLNDIVRASGGGPLSCATGHGSNTVPASSWQQFPSDPLNFPSSAMEDHGLNAFGDPFSAMRDPLLHELDVAAGCSAYFSSPNSTDHIINTTSSATVEADTCNFSGSSTMVGQGKLFEEDMPSPCNIFSRIQISASSSKLPVSPCDSPMMAACVSPRGIKAPAVLPSDMINANTSKSCLIDSTGPLQISSPRNLGIKRRLGKSQVKKVVCIPAPAAANSRSSGEVVPSDLWAWRKYGQKPIKGSPYPRGYYRCSSSKGCSARKQVERSRTDPNMLVITYTSEHNHPWPTQRNALAGSTRSQPSKNNNNNAAASKITSPRSQTQNAVTPKEEDLKESSNDALSPTVAAVNSTASASAKEESEDMEKQLEIDDAEFGEGIPETYRPALMAGDSQQPEDFFAELDEIETDPLNLLFPQGFGGGDQDEQKEKKIMDPFGLFDWPPGNNDASF
- the LOC105769690 gene encoding probable WRKY transcription factor 14 isoform X2; this encodes MFVSLHMDNYQGEGDLNDIVRASGGGPLSCATGHGSNTVPASSWQQFPSDPLNFPSSAMEDHGLNAFGDPFSAMRDPLLHELDVAAGCSAYFSSPNSTDHIINTTSSATVEADTCNFSGSSTMVGQGKLFEEDMPSPCNIFSRIQISASSSKLPVSPCDSPMMAACVSPRGIKAPAVLPSDMINANTSKSCLIDSTGPLQISSPRNLGIKRRKSQVKKVVCIPAPAAANSRSSGEVVPSDLWAWRKYGQKPIKGSPYPRGYYRCSSSKGCSARKQVERSRTDPNMLVITYTSEHNHPWPTQRNALAGSTRSQPSKNNNNNAAASKITSPRSQTQNAVTPKEEDLKESSNDALSPTVAAVNSTASASAKEESEDMEKQLEIDDAEFGEGIPETYRPALMAGDSQQPEDFFAELDEIETDPLNLLFPQGFGGGDQDEQKEKKIMDPFGLFDWPPGNNDASF